The DNA region TGTTGTAAAGAAAATCGTTGAGCAGGACCCTCGTCTGGTCAACCAAGACGACAAATACGAATGGCGTCCTATATTTCATGCCGGATTAAGATGCCATTATGACGTTGTTAAATATCTAATAGACTGTGGTGCTGATTTGGCAGCGCATGACGGTTACGCGATT from Candidatus Poribacteria bacterium includes:
- a CDS encoding ankyrin repeat domain-containing protein; the encoded protein is MELGSIHDAAANGDLDVVKKIVEQDPRLVNQDDKYEWRPIFHAGLRCHYDVVKYLIDCGADLAAHDGYAI